The Trichocoleus sp. FACHB-46 genome has a segment encoding these proteins:
- a CDS encoding class I SAM-dependent methyltransferase — MDEQVQHAMLPQPTHDELARQQFVHSLKQHIATQISPNNRTIYEQRLKPKFDQEHQRSPETQHEIRQLMQQESYYCMWGALRRTAQEMLWESVNLSVERQLPELMARSQQLQTQAIGSLTLNPTLEVPVYHTAVDIHCMPGGYHSEYRDEDIAAGVTYDRGVYLYAMGRLGPLNDAMGQAVIQNYLKLQYPDWQPEKILDLGCSVGHSTLPYVDAYPDAEVQAIDVAAPTLRYAHARAEALGKRVHFSQQNAEHTDFLDASFDLIVSHILLHEAPPHAIANILRECNRLLKPGGLMVHAEAPLYRNMDPFSAFMFDWETQNNNEPWWGAMRQLDLEALTLQAGFAAENITQTVAAMELKTDQLKDGGFGSRGNWFLLAAHKDSSPIQNDL; from the coding sequence ATGGATGAGCAAGTACAACATGCGATGCTACCGCAACCCACCCATGATGAGTTGGCTCGTCAACAATTTGTCCATAGTCTGAAACAACACATTGCGACACAGATCTCACCGAACAACCGTACCATTTATGAGCAACGACTCAAACCGAAATTTGATCAAGAACACCAGCGATCGCCCGAAACGCAGCATGAAATTCGCCAATTAATGCAGCAAGAATCCTACTACTGTATGTGGGGAGCATTACGGCGTACCGCTCAGGAGATGCTGTGGGAATCCGTCAACCTCAGTGTTGAGCGACAACTTCCAGAACTGATGGCGCGATCGCAACAACTCCAGACTCAGGCGATCGGCTCGTTAACTCTGAATCCCACGTTAGAAGTTCCGGTTTATCATACAGCGGTGGATATCCACTGTATGCCAGGGGGTTATCACAGTGAATATCGCGACGAGGATATTGCAGCAGGGGTCACCTACGATCGCGGTGTCTATCTCTATGCGATGGGTCGGCTTGGCCCGTTGAATGATGCCATGGGCCAAGCAGTCATTCAAAACTATCTCAAGCTGCAATATCCTGATTGGCAACCGGAGAAGATTTTAGACTTAGGATGTTCGGTCGGGCATAGCACCCTGCCTTATGTAGATGCCTATCCAGATGCAGAAGTACAGGCCATTGATGTCGCTGCTCCTACGCTGCGCTATGCTCATGCACGGGCTGAAGCATTAGGGAAGCGGGTGCATTTTTCCCAACAGAACGCTGAACATACAGATTTTCTTGATGCCTCCTTTGATCTCATCGTTTCTCATATCCTTTTGCACGAAGCTCCGCCCCACGCGATCGCCAATATCCTGCGTGAATGCAATCGCCTGCTCAAGCCAGGTGGATTAATGGTACATGCGGAAGCGCCGCTCTACCGCAACATGGACCCCTTCAGCGCCTTTATGTTTGACTGGGAAACTCAAAATAACAATGAACCTTGGTGGGGAGCGATGCGCCAGCTAGACTTAGAAGCACTCACTCTACAAGCTGGCTTTGCTGCTGAAAACATCACTCAAACGGTGGCAGCAATGGAATTAAAAACAGACCAGTTAAAAGATGGAGGCTTTGGCAGTCGGGGCAACTGGTTTCTCTTAGCTGCCCATAAAGATAGCAGTCCTATCCAGAATGATTTATAA
- a CDS encoding site-specific integrase: MRPINPKNNNGSIKLEFSYAGKRHSLAPGGKFDDPIALGNAQRIAAQIYNDCLTGNFDPTLSKYKPATAPNFKGRSVQAVQEDLEAAREALKLRCISLGLWDKYVDYKRPSVSPSTIAKDYQKVKNYLLKAPKMGGAKELINSTDFRDWLLKQTTPAATKKVITQVSACCDWAIDEKLLRENPFLGMAKKIKLPKSAKAKKPEAFTREEQVRIIEAFKTNQFRSKADRFGHSCYAPYVEFLFASGCRPSEVLPLQWKHINPDLKVIRFTQALVEGEGGRVLKDGLKTQSERVVPTSKRIQALLESIKPENCKPEQLVFPAIEGGYIDHHNFCNRQWKAVLEGLKIPYRKPYSTRHSLITDALDLGMDAKDVSALVGNSAKMIYEHYASQKKGITLPE, translated from the coding sequence ATGCGACCAATCAACCCCAAAAACAACAATGGCAGCATCAAGCTTGAGTTTAGTTATGCGGGTAAGCGGCACTCGTTAGCACCTGGGGGTAAGTTTGACGATCCGATCGCATTGGGTAACGCGCAAAGAATCGCAGCTCAGATTTACAACGATTGCCTTACTGGTAACTTCGATCCAACGCTATCGAAATACAAGCCAGCTACAGCACCGAACTTTAAAGGGAGAAGCGTTCAGGCAGTACAAGAAGATCTAGAAGCTGCTAGGGAAGCGTTGAAACTACGCTGTATCTCTTTAGGGTTATGGGATAAATACGTCGATTACAAACGTCCTAGTGTCTCCCCTAGTACGATCGCGAAGGATTACCAAAAGGTCAAAAACTATCTGCTTAAAGCTCCCAAGATGGGAGGTGCCAAGGAATTAATAAATTCCACAGATTTTCGCGACTGGCTCCTTAAGCAAACAACGCCAGCAGCAACTAAGAAGGTTATCACTCAAGTTTCAGCCTGCTGTGATTGGGCGATCGATGAAAAACTATTGAGAGAAAATCCCTTCTTGGGAATGGCAAAGAAAATCAAGCTGCCTAAATCAGCTAAAGCAAAGAAGCCAGAAGCATTTACGAGGGAGGAACAAGTCAGAATTATTGAAGCGTTCAAAACCAATCAATTTCGCTCTAAAGCTGATAGGTTTGGTCACTCCTGCTACGCTCCCTATGTAGAGTTCCTATTCGCTAGCGGTTGTAGACCATCTGAGGTATTACCCTTGCAGTGGAAGCACATAAACCCCGATCTGAAGGTAATTAGGTTTACTCAAGCATTAGTAGAGGGTGAAGGCGGGCGGGTGTTGAAAGATGGGTTGAAGACGCAATCTGAAAGAGTGGTACCAACAAGTAAACGTATTCAAGCGTTATTGGAATCGATCAAGCCTGAAAACTGCAAGCCTGAACAGCTAGTTTTTCCTGCAATTGAAGGCGGTTATATTGATCATCACAACTTTTGCAATCGCCAGTGGAAGGCTGTTTTAGAAGGGCTGAAGATACCATACAGAAAGCCTTATTCGACTAGACACTCTCTAATTACTGATGCCTTAGACTTAGGTATGGATGCTAAGGACGTATCTGCGTTAGTTGGTAATTCAGCAAAAATGATTTATGAGCATTATGCATCTCAGAAAAAAGGAATAACCCTACCTGAGTAG
- a CDS encoding DNA-binding protein: protein MAGAKEKIYGAALMILSENKRPTVDLVQKATKCSFTTVTKYMKEFREDYKEEIARAENRREPLPEPIREMAENLWNVALLVAENRFNDDRVRSQDEALDKQGKELEEAMLLITDLKARLEERDKKYEQLKAAFLEAVKEKPNIQSIVSHLAPNP from the coding sequence ATGGCTGGAGCGAAAGAGAAAATCTATGGGGCAGCCCTCATGATCCTAAGTGAAAATAAGAGGCCCACAGTTGACTTGGTACAGAAGGCTACCAAATGTTCTTTTACCACTGTCACTAAGTATATGAAGGAGTTTAGGGAGGACTACAAGGAGGAAATAGCAAGGGCCGAAAATCGTAGAGAGCCTTTGCCAGAGCCAATCAGAGAGATGGCTGAAAATCTTTGGAATGTAGCCTTATTAGTTGCAGAGAACAGATTCAATGATGACAGAGTGCGATCGCAAGATGAAGCGCTAGATAAACAAGGGAAAGAACTGGAGGAAGCAATGTTGCTAATTACTGACCTCAAAGCAAGGCTTGAAGAACGAGACAAGAAATACGAGCAATTAAAAGCCGCTTTCCTGGAAGCTGTTAAGGAAAAGCCCAATATTCAATCGATCGTCTCTCATTTAGCTCCGAATCCTTAA
- a CDS encoding DUF262 domain-containing protein has protein sequence MSLQEEIDKTRKEIRTDGYLMSVGEWISLYEKNEIDIHPEFQRFFRWTEHQKSTFIESILLGIPIPPIFVSQRDDGIWDVVDGLQRLSTIYELVGIFKDAEDVQRPPLALQKTKYLPSLEGKKWDDQEHPNNSFTQAQRLLIKRAKIAVSIIEKESDEMAKYELFQRLNTGGSAATPQEVRNCILVMLNRDLQHWMRALADYEPFQNCIALTDRLYIEQYDMELLLRFISLFDTDKKDLKGLGDVGAFLTDKMIEIAQNGDIDYEYLERAFKTTFDVLNEAIGDDSFKRYIPDQDRFMGGFLLSSYEVVALGIGYHHRNLPPIEEIPTRIKSVWSSKSYKNWSGGGTNAARRLPRLIPFGREIFAPS, from the coding sequence ATGTCTCTGCAAGAAGAAATCGATAAAACAAGAAAAGAAATTCGAACAGATGGTTATTTGATGTCTGTTGGGGAATGGATTAGTCTTTACGAAAAAAATGAAATTGATATTCATCCAGAGTTTCAAAGATTCTTTCGTTGGACAGAACATCAAAAATCAACTTTTATAGAATCAATCCTTCTTGGCATACCAATCCCACCAATTTTTGTAAGTCAGAGAGATGATGGTATTTGGGATGTTGTAGATGGTCTCCAGAGGCTATCTACAATATATGAACTTGTTGGTATTTTTAAAGATGCAGAAGACGTACAAAGACCCCCTCTTGCTCTTCAGAAGACAAAGTATTTACCATCATTGGAAGGGAAGAAATGGGATGATCAAGAACACCCAAACAATTCTTTTACCCAAGCACAGCGCTTATTGATTAAGAGGGCAAAAATCGCAGTTAGTATTATTGAAAAAGAAAGTGATGAAATGGCAAAATATGAGCTATTTCAGAGACTTAATACTGGAGGTTCAGCTGCTACACCTCAAGAAGTCAGAAATTGCATTCTTGTGATGTTGAATAGAGATCTACAACACTGGATGCGCGCACTGGCAGATTATGAACCTTTTCAAAACTGTATTGCTTTAACCGATAGGCTCTATATTGAACAATATGATATGGAATTACTATTGCGATTTATTTCTCTATTTGATACCGATAAAAAGGATCTTAAAGGCTTAGGTGATGTCGGGGCTTTCTTGACAGATAAGATGATTGAAATAGCTCAAAACGGGGATATAGACTATGAGTATTTAGAAAGAGCATTCAAAACGACTTTTGATGTTCTCAATGAAGCTATAGGTGATGATAGTTTCAAGAGATATATACCTGATCAAGATAGATTTATGGGTGGATTCCTATTATCTTCCTATGAAGTGGTCGCTCTAGGAATCGGATACCATCATAGAAACTTACCTCCTATTGAAGAAATACCTACTCGCATAAAAAGTGTTTGGTCATCTAAGTCTTACAAGAATTGGTCTGGCGGAGGTACGAACGCTGCAAGACGTTTACCTCGTCTTATCCCTTTTGGTAGAGAAATATTCGCCCCTTCATGA
- a CDS encoding MAE_28990/MAE_18760 family HEPN-like nuclease, whose amino-acid sequence MSLRTAEQLSDRLSTELAWRKKELSEFKSLVEAKSTSLQRHTVLIRSGIVILYAHWEGFVKSASNYYLEFVAMQKLRYEQLSSNFLALAMKTKLNEARETNKASLYIPVCDFFVGNLHQRCSLPYKDVISTGSNLSSEIMKEITHILGLDFSPYSTKSVLIDTKLLGARNSIAHGNYGSIDREEYIELHTEVIGMLNDFRNQIEVAAINKDFMRTKKN is encoded by the coding sequence ATGAGTCTTCGAACTGCTGAACAATTAAGCGATAGACTTTCGACTGAATTGGCATGGCGGAAAAAGGAACTTTCTGAATTCAAGTCGTTGGTCGAAGCAAAAAGCACTTCACTTCAAAGGCATACTGTCTTAATTCGAAGTGGGATAGTAATTCTTTATGCTCATTGGGAAGGTTTCGTTAAGTCAGCATCAAACTATTATTTAGAGTTTGTTGCTATGCAGAAGCTTCGTTATGAGCAACTTTCTAGTAACTTTTTAGCTTTAGCCATGAAAACTAAGCTTAATGAAGCAAGGGAAACAAATAAAGCATCGTTATATATACCTGTGTGTGATTTTTTTGTTGGCAACCTCCACCAACGATGCTCTTTGCCCTATAAAGATGTTATTTCTACCGGTTCTAATCTTTCATCGGAAATCATGAAGGAAATAACACACATTCTTGGATTGGATTTTTCACCTTACTCTACTAAATCTGTACTGATTGATACCAAGCTTTTAGGAGCACGAAATAGCATTGCACACGGCAATTATGGGTCAATTGATAGAGAAGAATATATAGAACTACATACAGAAGTTATAGGTATGCTTAATGATTTTCGTAACCAGATAGAAGTTGCTGCTATTAATAAAGACTTTATGCGAACTAAAAAAAACTAA
- a CDS encoding PPC domain-containing protein, whose translation MRSLNFFVLNRPAACWHKFILSLASAVLASTFAPVAVEARSQLYKPPALQFNRSISDQLSNRDIPTGQGGFARDYVITCKAREQITITVTSETFDPMLAVISPDGSTLAENDDAEDGTTNAALAVTIPQSDRYTIRVQNFGQTTGGSFQLQVTRSPAQQIP comes from the coding sequence ATGCGATCGCTAAACTTCTTTGTGTTGAATCGTCCTGCTGCTTGCTGGCATAAATTTATCCTATCCCTGGCCTCGGCAGTCCTCGCTAGTACTTTCGCTCCCGTTGCCGTTGAGGCCCGGAGTCAGCTCTATAAACCGCCAGCCTTGCAGTTCAATCGCTCTATCTCGGATCAACTCTCCAACCGGGATATTCCTACAGGGCAAGGGGGTTTTGCCAGAGATTATGTGATCACCTGTAAGGCGAGAGAGCAAATTACCATCACCGTGACTTCAGAAACCTTCGACCCCATGCTGGCTGTGATTTCACCCGATGGCTCTACACTGGCTGAGAACGATGATGCTGAAGATGGCACGACCAACGCTGCTCTTGCGGTTACAATTCCCCAGAGCGATCGCTATACAATCCGAGTACAAAATTTTGGGCAAACTACAGGCGGCTCTTTCCAACTCCAGGTGACTCGCTCACCCGCTCAACAAATCCCTTGA
- a CDS encoding ABC transporter ATP-binding protein produces the protein MSTTQEQMEPLRHPATDLPLLEVRGLSVNYGGIQALQEINLVVNQGEVVTLIGANGAGKTTTLRTISRILNPRHGQIVYAGRDITRRKAHEVVALGMAHSPEGRRVLAKQTILDNLELGAYVRSHAAAVKQDIEQQFQLFPRLAERRYQLAGTLSGGEQQMLAIARALMSRPKLLLLDEPSLGLAPAIVREIFNIIKNLRNTGVTILLVEQNAHLALQAADRGYVLEAGQITLIGPAQDLLQDDRVKQAYLG, from the coding sequence ATGAGTACAACCCAAGAGCAAATGGAACCGCTAAGGCATCCTGCAACTGACTTGCCCCTGCTAGAGGTGCGCGGTCTCAGCGTCAACTATGGCGGCATTCAAGCCCTGCAAGAAATCAACTTAGTGGTGAATCAGGGCGAAGTAGTGACGCTGATCGGCGCGAACGGTGCGGGCAAAACTACCACACTCCGCACCATCTCTCGCATCTTGAATCCACGCCACGGCCAAATTGTCTACGCTGGACGCGACATTACCCGTCGTAAAGCGCATGAAGTAGTGGCCCTAGGCATGGCTCACTCCCCCGAAGGCCGCCGAGTTTTAGCCAAGCAAACTATTCTCGACAACTTGGAGCTAGGGGCTTATGTCCGCTCCCATGCCGCTGCCGTCAAGCAAGACATCGAGCAGCAATTTCAGCTCTTTCCCCGCTTGGCAGAACGGCGCTACCAACTCGCAGGCACCCTCAGTGGTGGGGAGCAACAAATGCTAGCGATCGCCCGCGCTTTGATGAGCCGCCCCAAGTTATTACTGTTAGATGAACCCAGTTTGGGCTTAGCCCCGGCGATCGTGCGGGAAATCTTCAATATCATCAAGAATCTGCGTAATACTGGTGTCACAATTCTGCTCGTGGAGCAAAACGCCCACCTCGCCCTGCAAGCTGCCGATCGCGGCTATGTGTTAGAAGCAGGCCAAATCACCCTCATCGGACCTGCTCAAGACCTGCTGCAAGATGATCGCGTCAAGCAAGCTTACTTAGGTTAA
- a CDS encoding ABC transporter ATP-binding protein: protein MTESPVLESSSAVPRQPLLEAKALTRRFGGLCAVDTVSFTVHPGEIFGLIGPNGAGKTTLFNLITGLIPPSSGQLLHQGADISRQRPHRIAAKGIARTFQNIRLFADLSALENVMIAQHIHTKSGLFTGVFGLPPAPQEERQTQAKSLELLKLVGLSDRATEKACNFPYGDQRRLEIARALALEPQVLLLDEPAAGMNPNEKQQLSEFIRDIRTQFNLTVLLIEHHVPLVMGLCDRIAVLNFGKLIALGQPAEVKVNPAVIEAYLGGDV, encoded by the coding sequence ATGACCGAATCGCCTGTTCTGGAAAGTAGCTCTGCTGTACCGCGTCAGCCTCTCTTGGAAGCCAAGGCGTTGACTCGCCGTTTTGGAGGGCTGTGTGCGGTAGATACAGTTTCTTTTACCGTTCATCCGGGTGAGATCTTTGGCTTGATTGGTCCAAATGGCGCAGGCAAAACCACCTTATTCAACTTGATCACGGGGCTGATTCCCCCCTCTAGCGGCCAGTTGCTCCATCAAGGTGCTGACATCTCACGGCAACGACCGCACCGAATTGCGGCCAAGGGCATTGCTCGAACGTTCCAGAATATTCGTCTGTTTGCTGACTTGTCGGCGCTAGAAAACGTCATGATCGCGCAGCACATTCATACCAAAAGTGGCCTGTTTACGGGTGTGTTTGGCTTGCCGCCTGCTCCCCAAGAGGAACGCCAAACCCAAGCAAAATCTTTAGAACTCCTCAAACTGGTAGGGTTGAGCGATCGCGCTACGGAAAAAGCTTGCAACTTTCCCTACGGAGACCAACGCCGCCTGGAAATTGCCCGGGCCTTAGCCTTGGAACCGCAAGTTCTGCTCCTGGATGAACCTGCGGCAGGCATGAACCCCAACGAAAAACAACAATTGAGTGAGTTTATCCGCGATATTCGCACCCAATTTAACTTGACGGTACTGCTGATCGAACATCACGTGCCCTTGGTGATGGGGCTGTGCGATCGCATTGCAGTACTCAATTTTGGCAAACTGATTGCCCTCGGTCAGCCTGCTGAGGTGAAAGTTAACCCTGCTGTGATCGAAGCTTACTTAGGGGGCGATGTATGA
- a CDS encoding branched-chain amino acid ABC transporter permease: MSNYGSDFLATYGFLIVSMLLGAMLGLSLYLPLMAGQLSLASPGFYALGGYIAAILSTKVFPSTGATFSIPLLLLEMVIAGAVSGALGVLVGVPALRLRGIYLAIATIAFVEILRVLALNLEITGGAVGIFGIPQPFQTPLGYLWIVVPLLLLSMFFVYRLENIRIGRALIAIREDELAADAMGINPTYYKVLAFTLGAILAGVVGAVSAHFINTWNARQGTFDASIIYLTFVLIGGSRTVAGPVLGGMVFTALPEVLRAIADTPNLPLWLASFLRDGRLIIFGLLIVIGTIFFPQGLVTPDLFKRRDRTKKMMPTGARK, translated from the coding sequence ATGTCTAATTATGGTTCTGACTTTCTGGCAACCTACGGCTTCCTGATTGTCTCTATGTTGCTGGGGGCGATGTTGGGGCTGTCTCTCTATTTACCACTAATGGCAGGGCAGCTATCTCTTGCCAGTCCTGGGTTCTATGCTTTAGGGGGATATATTGCGGCGATCTTGTCTACCAAGGTGTTCCCTTCTACGGGTGCTACCTTTTCTATCCCGTTGTTGTTACTAGAAATGGTGATTGCGGGAGCGGTGTCTGGAGCGCTCGGAGTCTTGGTTGGTGTGCCAGCTCTACGGTTACGCGGCATCTATCTGGCGATCGCTACCATTGCCTTCGTAGAAATTTTGCGTGTCCTTGCTCTCAACCTAGAAATTACCGGAGGTGCAGTCGGGATCTTTGGCATCCCGCAACCGTTTCAGACCCCACTGGGATATCTGTGGATTGTGGTGCCGCTGCTGCTCCTGAGTATGTTCTTTGTCTACCGTCTGGAGAACATCCGCATTGGTCGCGCTCTAATTGCCATCCGGGAAGATGAACTCGCAGCCGATGCGATGGGGATTAATCCCACATACTACAAAGTCTTAGCCTTTACGCTGGGAGCCATTCTCGCAGGGGTCGTCGGCGCGGTGAGTGCCCACTTCATCAATACCTGGAATGCTCGGCAAGGCACCTTTGATGCCAGCATTATTTATCTCACGTTTGTCTTGATTGGTGGTTCTAGAACCGTGGCTGGGCCTGTCTTAGGGGGCATGGTCTTCACCGCTTTACCGGAAGTGCTGCGGGCGATCGCGGATACACCGAATCTCCCGCTCTGGTTGGCTAGCTTCTTGCGAGACGGTCGCTTGATTATCTTCGGCTTGCTGATCGTCATCGGCACGATCTTTTTTCCTCAGGGTTTAGTCACACCCGATTTGTTCAAACGGCGCGATCGCACTAAAAAGATGATGCCAACGGGAGCGCGGAAGTGA
- a CDS encoding branched-chain amino acid ABC transporter permease, whose translation MSFTLFFQQFLNGLSIGSVYAIFALGYTLVFSILGIINFAHGAIFTLGAYFTYTLMGGAFGFNGLLANASLPVQLPFALALVLGSGLAGLVGVAVERIAFQPLRQRRADPLLTVVSSLGVAVVIVNLIQYLVGAEIYTFPNNTYGDLPAAINFGTVAQPIMIRTVQVIIFAVSVVILGILTFLINRTKFGKAMKAVAEDPTTASLLGINTDRFIVLTFFVSSFLGGLAGTLVGSSVGIAGPYFGIGFGLKGLAVIVLGGLGSIPGAVLGGVVIGLVEAFVPSDYSAYKDAAAFGILFLMLLVRPQGLLGRTFVQKV comes from the coding sequence ATGAGTTTTACTCTGTTTTTTCAGCAGTTCTTGAATGGCTTATCGATCGGCAGTGTTTATGCCATTTTTGCTTTGGGCTATACCCTGGTCTTCTCGATCTTAGGCATTATTAACTTTGCCCACGGTGCTATTTTCACCCTCGGAGCTTACTTCACCTACACGCTCATGGGCGGAGCGTTTGGTTTTAACGGCTTGCTAGCGAATGCCTCTCTCCCGGTGCAACTGCCGTTTGCTTTAGCCTTGGTATTGGGCAGTGGTTTAGCAGGTTTGGTCGGTGTAGCTGTCGAGCGAATTGCCTTTCAACCGTTGCGCCAACGCCGCGCTGATCCGCTACTCACCGTGGTTTCCAGCTTGGGTGTGGCAGTGGTGATTGTGAACTTGATTCAGTATCTAGTGGGGGCAGAGATTTATACCTTCCCCAATAATACCTATGGCGATTTGCCAGCAGCCATTAACTTTGGCACTGTCGCCCAACCGATCATGATTCGCACCGTACAGGTGATCATTTTTGCTGTTTCTGTGGTGATCTTGGGGATTTTAACCTTTTTGATTAACCGCACTAAGTTCGGCAAAGCGATGAAAGCTGTGGCAGAAGACCCCACAACTGCCAGTCTGCTCGGCATCAATACCGATCGCTTTATTGTCTTGACCTTTTTCGTCAGTAGCTTTCTAGGTGGTTTGGCAGGAACGTTAGTTGGCTCTAGCGTCGGGATTGCGGGGCCTTACTTTGGTATTGGCTTTGGCCTCAAAGGATTAGCAGTGATTGTGCTGGGTGGATTAGGCAGTATCCCTGGAGCTGTGTTAGGGGGGGTAGTTATTGGCTTAGTGGAAGCGTTTGTCCCCTCTGACTACTCGGCTTACAAAGATGCAGCCGCCTTTGGCATTCTATTTCTGATGCTATTGGTGCGACCGCAAGGTCTGTTGGGTCGTACCTTCGTGCAAAAGGTTTAA
- a CDS encoding ABC transporter substrate-binding protein: MKKFSAYTSSLLVTGALFLGACSPNSNNTATNNTTNTTTSSTGTPISIGIAVAQTSNVALLGQEQVAGAKIAEKYFNEKGGINGTPIKLVFQDTAGDEAGAINAFQTLITRDKVVGIVGPTLSQQAFGADPVADRAKVPVLGPSNTAKGVPQIGDYVARVSAPVAVVAPNAVKAALKLNPGIKKVAVFYAQNDAFSKSETETFQQTVKDQNLDLITVQKFQTTDTDFQTQVTNTLNLKPELVIISGLAADGGNLVRQLRELGYKGAIIGGNGLNTSNIFPVCKALCDGILIAQAYSPEHPGEVNAAFRKAYQAQYKKEPPQFSAQAFAGVQVFVEALQKMGDKAKPNPGAIAELRTALNQEILRGQYATPLGEIAFTPEGEVVQKEFYVAQIKMEGDRDSGKFVFLK, from the coding sequence ATGAAAAAGTTTTCCGCTTATACATCTTCTCTATTAGTTACTGGAGCTTTATTTCTGGGAGCTTGTAGTCCCAATTCCAACAACACAGCCACCAACAATACAACTAATACCACCACATCCAGTACAGGTACACCGATTTCCATTGGCATTGCCGTAGCCCAAACTAGCAACGTGGCTTTGTTAGGGCAAGAGCAAGTGGCAGGAGCCAAGATTGCCGAGAAATATTTCAATGAAAAAGGTGGTATCAACGGCACCCCAATCAAACTCGTGTTTCAGGACACCGCTGGAGATGAAGCAGGAGCGATTAATGCGTTTCAAACTTTGATTACTAGAGACAAAGTAGTCGGCATTGTTGGGCCAACTTTGTCTCAGCAAGCCTTTGGAGCCGATCCAGTCGCAGACCGAGCGAAGGTTCCTGTCCTTGGCCCTTCTAATACTGCGAAAGGTGTGCCGCAGATTGGAGACTACGTTGCCAGAGTTTCCGCTCCGGTGGCGGTGGTAGCTCCAAACGCAGTCAAAGCGGCGCTAAAACTGAATCCTGGCATCAAGAAAGTAGCGGTTTTTTACGCTCAAAACGATGCCTTTAGTAAATCGGAAACTGAAACCTTTCAGCAGACGGTAAAAGACCAAAACCTCGATCTGATTACAGTCCAGAAGTTTCAAACAACAGACACCGACTTTCAAACCCAAGTCACAAATACACTCAATCTCAAACCGGAATTGGTAATTATTTCTGGGTTGGCTGCCGATGGCGGTAACTTGGTGCGGCAGCTGCGGGAACTAGGTTACAAAGGTGCAATTATTGGCGGCAATGGCCTGAACACCTCTAATATCTTTCCGGTTTGCAAGGCGCTCTGTGATGGCATTTTAATTGCTCAAGCGTATAGCCCAGAGCATCCTGGTGAAGTGAATGCAGCTTTCCGCAAGGCTTATCAAGCTCAATACAAGAAGGAGCCACCTCAATTCAGCGCTCAAGCTTTCGCAGGAGTGCAGGTTTTTGTCGAAGCCTTACAAAAAATGGGAGACAAAGCTAAACCCAATCCAGGAGCGATCGCTGAGCTGCGGACGGCGTTAAATCAGGAGATTTTGCGGGGGCAATATGCGACTCCCTTAGGCGAGATTGCGTTCACTCCAGAGGGTGAAGTGGTGCAGAAGGAGTTCTATGTCGCCCAAATCAAAATGGAAGGCGATCGTGATAGTGGCAAGTTTGTGTTTCTCAAGTAG
- a CDS encoding ComF family protein, translated as MRHWTHPLKAWLNVLLESPCPLCQRSTAATFCLDCDRQLQRSALPAPAAQWQGQLPVFAWGKYGGTLKRVLAGLKYDYQPQVAQPLGQWLGQAWLKQGPKHLVHPTSAAPLPIVVPIPLHTAKLKQRGYNQAELLAQSFCEQTGLPLQRQGLVRIRATEAQFGLSQVAREQNLAAAFALNQSVWRGTRDRPVLLLDDIYTTGATVQSAAQILRSQGIKVCGIIAIAQAQY; from the coding sequence ATGCGCCACTGGACTCATCCGTTGAAAGCTTGGCTGAATGTACTCCTGGAGTCTCCTTGCCCGTTGTGTCAGCGATCGACTGCCGCCACCTTTTGCCTCGACTGCGATCGCCAGCTCCAACGCTCTGCTTTGCCAGCTCCAGCGGCGCAGTGGCAGGGGCAACTCCCGGTGTTTGCTTGGGGCAAATATGGCGGCACGCTCAAACGGGTGCTAGCGGGCTTGAAGTATGACTACCAACCCCAAGTCGCGCAGCCTCTAGGGCAATGGTTAGGGCAAGCTTGGCTCAAGCAAGGGCCAAAACATCTCGTTCATCCAACCTCGGCGGCACCCTTACCCATCGTGGTGCCCATTCCACTCCACACCGCCAAACTAAAACAACGTGGGTATAACCAAGCCGAACTCTTAGCCCAGAGCTTTTGTGAGCAAACAGGTTTGCCCTTGCAGCGGCAAGGTTTAGTGCGAATTCGAGCCACAGAAGCTCAATTTGGTTTGTCCCAAGTCGCTCGAGAGCAGAACTTGGCAGCGGCTTTTGCGCTGAATCAATCTGTATGGCGAGGCACGCGCGATCGCCCGGTGTTGCTACTCGATGACATTTACACGACTGGAGCAACAGTACAGTCAGCCGCCCAAATCCTGCGATCGCAAGGAATTAAGGTTTGTGGCATCATCGCGATCGCTCAGGCGCAATACTAA